The region GAAAACAAAGAGATGACCTTCCAAAATCCCCCTAAATCCCGATCCGAAAATAACGGAACAGGTGCCATCGTATGTGTTAGTGATGTATGACATACACAGAATCTCTTAGTCGTAGTGTTATGAACTCTGCATAAGAGCATCAATAATGTGCTTGGCTTTTGTCTCTCCTGGGTTATCCTGGGTAATTGGCTGAATGCATAATTTCATGAACACTTAATTAGTATTGAAGTAGCTTTCAAATGGAGTAAACACATCCATGTAAACATCCCCacaaaagcaacacacacacacacacacactgttgggaGAGCCAGAAGATAACCAGAAGATAAACGTCTTATTTCCCTcctgttcaaaataaatgtatataaatggtAGTGGATTTCTCAATGAAAAAATGTACTTATTCAGCCCATTtgaaatttgcattttttaaatgatttcttACACAAGGAAATTAAAAATAGCCAAGAGTTAGTGAAACCTGACACTCAAGGAGCAAAACATCAGTGCAGATCTGCACAACTGTACACACATTCTCAGTCTGAATGCTGTCTACATTAGACACTGAAATGGAACATGATGTCACTGCTTTGCCATTACAAGGTACCACCTTTCAAAATACAACACCTGTGAACTATAATCCCACACTTGTGACATATAATCCCACACCTATGAACCAACTGATCAAACACACCTgtcaaacatacaaacacttaGGTGCTTAACTGTAAACTGACCAATCAGGCGTAAGCACTATAAAAATGCAACAGGTGAGTTTTCCTGTCTATGAGTAAAAGACCTGTGGGATAAATATACGGAGGTgtgtaatgtattcatgtgatgTGTTCACTTCAGTATGTGTTCACACTctttttatatgtacattttttcaGAGTCTTGTAAAGAGATACTGGTACAATTTTGCAAGCCTGAATCTTCACAGAGGAGGCTGGATTTAACCTGACAGAAGGCCACAGAGCTGTTGGATGTCCCAGGCCAATGTGTGTGGTGGTCGCACAGGGTGGGCTCTTTTACCACCATGACAGCTTGGGCCTTTACAACAATACAGTGTCCAACACGGTTTTTGTTTCGATACAAGATACGACCTTTGGAAATATCTGGATGTAATGCCTGACTGACAGATTTTACAGTGTGgagaaaagtaaatattttcattagtGTGCAGTgatggtgttgtgtggtgtgttggtgAAAATATCCATGTGCTTTAGTCTAACAACATCtcgaaaaaaaaaccaaacccagaCTTTAGCTTTAGAAAAGCAGAAACATTAAGAGTTTTAGACTGAGCACAGACTATTTCAGTCAGAATCAGATCATATAAACCTGTATGTGCCATATGGTGACAAAACTGGGTTTCTatcaattataaataataaatttgaGTGAAATGTTTAAATCTGTAACAGATCTGAAGTATTCTGCTGTGTTAATTGTGTGTAGTGCTTTAACAAAATGaccctgttttcaaaatcatACTTAAGCAATTgtaaaaaaagcaacaacaacaaccctgTATTCCAAACTTAATTGCGCTCAGATATCATCAAGCATCAGCATAAGATTCCATTCATGTTGAACATCAAACGTAGTTCATGTTTTCTGCGTGTCCAGTTTGGGGACATTGTCACACAGGTGAAATGGGAATGAAAAGGTCTGCTGTGTTGTCAGCGCCAGCTGCTCACTGCTTGTTTGAGCAGCATGATTAGGCTGCTGTGATTAAAATAACTCATGTGCTGAGATGGATGGGAATGCTCCTTAAACAGGATGTCCCAAACTGGAACTGGGagataacaacaataacagtgTGTCAGAAAAGCCAGCAAGGTTTGATGCATGGGCGTGATAGGGAATGTGTGGGCGTGAGCCACGGACCAGTGGGAGTGTGCCATTCCCATGCATCCTGTGTGTCTTGTCATGGACAAAAACAGAATGGCTGGAGTAATGTAATGGATGGTGTctttcatgtgtatgtgtagttcATAttccatgtgtgtttctgctgtgcCAAGAGATGTCCATAGATAATTTCCCCtcttgggctgtgtgtgtgtgtgtgtgtgtgtgtgtgtgtgtgtgtgtgtgaacaggaacTGGTGTGCCTATGTAGTAGTGAAGACTGTTAGCTGTGTCATGGAGGATGGAGTGGAAACCTACGTGAAGCCAGATTTCCAGCGCTGTTCCTGGGGCCAGTGCTCACGGGTCGTGGCGTAAGTGTTCAGTCTTAACGCAGAAAGTCAAGGACAAGAAATCCCGTGGGGCTTGTTGTCTCTGTCTAGCTGGGAAGACAGTGATCCATGTCCTCCACCAGGCTGGGTGCATGTCTACCACAGATGGTTGTGGAGTGAGGCTAATGACGTCTGCAGGCTTCATTAACTGACTCCTGATTCTTGTGGCAAACCAGCAGAGCCCaatctttttgcttttattggGAAGAGGACTGACATGGAATGCCTGTTCAGGTTTTTGCCCACAGTTATCTGATTTGTTAATGACTAGAGGAAATTGTTGTTCCCGGATGAGCACGGAAACATGGGctatctccctctttctccctgtccaGGCTTTAGTCTACCAGTTATTCGTGGGTTCctggagacatgcagaacaTACATCACAAACTTCAAAGAGCATgaagcattttttaaagaagaGCCATGATTAAAATGTCAACGTTGCTCAGAAATCATCCACAAATATTTCCTGGGATCTCATGagtctgttttatttatttataccgAACAAAAGAATGTATCAGATAACAACGTGTTCTGGTACCAAAGTAGCAAGCAGGGCATAAAAAGAAACTATGCCAGCCTTGTCAAAGCATTTGGGTCTCATATTACTATGAAGTGGTTAatgttgcttttctgttttttgaaaCCTGAGTAATAAATGACCTTAATATTGACATGACAAATGCTTTTCTGTTAACTCGAGCTGAGTCATTGAAAGTTTCTCGTGAATCAGTTTAATTTGCCCAGTGCAGTACCAGATGACtgtatttaaacagtttaatgaCTACTGATGGGTGTTAAGAGCTGTGATGGTCCTTTTCTGAACACTAGACTAGAATCTACTAGACACCGTTATTTTAACCTCCCTGACTGTCTGTTTGTAGTAATCTGTTGATCGAAATCTGTAATGCACTTACCTGGCAGGTATAGAACATACAGAAGACCCAGGTACAAGATTGCTTACAAAATGGTGACAGAGATGGAGTGGAAGTGTTGCCACGGTTACTCAGGTGAAGACTGCAGTCACAGTTCCCATGGTGACTCACAGGTCAGCAGTGGCAGACCCTCGACAACACAGACTGGATCCAGGAATGAACAGGAAGTTGGAGGAGGTATTATATGTACATaattaatgtatataattatgtgtattattattatatgtatataattatgtGTAATGTCATCTGACATGTAGAGAAACTCAAAACACCCCCTAGCAGGTAGTTATATACACAGTCCAGTCCAGTGGTGCAGTCACACAATTTTAGTTGGATTAGATTGGCtgctcaggttttttttttttggttttgtgtgtgtgtgtgtgtgtgtgtgtgtgtgtgttttgttttggggtttttgtcTGCTTTGTGTTCATTCATGCACTCACCATGAGGTGTAAATGTAGTATTTGGATGGAGCCTCTGGGTCATTCCTGGTGCTGTTCTCTCAACATCAGAACCGAAGAACCATCAAAGCCAACTATACTCAGCATTTGATGGCGAAGCTAAAAAATCAGAACAAATCCGTCACAGAAAAACATGTGCAGTGTGTCAAAATCAACTGTCAGGAACATTATTAGGAAGCAAGAAGACTATGGAAATCTAAGACAATCGAAATAATTCACAGGGTTCCTCCACAATGGAAACTACACTTAAATCTAAGGCTGGTTTATGGTTTGCTACCAGGTGCAAAAGCTTATGGAGTGCTATCTTAAGGCCTCTTAGATAGATGAGATGAAGATTATCTAaaatgtgaaggaaaaaaacaggaaccaTTCAAGATCCAAAACAAACCCGTAGAAATGTGGTGGGACTGTCCAGCAGCAGGCCAATGTCTGCTTGCCTGCCAGGTCTGGATGATGTCCACATGCTGGTGACCAGTCACACACCTTAGGCACTCAGTGTCATCTAGTAAATAGGCCAATGAATTAAGACCATTTTAATTTTGTCCAGTTACTTATAGTTCCCTCTTAATCCTCAAATGAAACCTGACATTGTGCACTCTGACCTCATAGCAGTTGTTTAAGTTCAGATGTTCTGGGGTTGTGTTGTTTTCCAGATACTTGAGGCCTGcgctgtaattgttttttttgtcctaaaaaagtaaaagtattttTCGTCCTCCTCAGGAAGAGGTGACAGCGACAAGATCAGACAACTTGAGGAGAAGATCCAAAGTCTGACCAGGGATCTCCAAGATGTGAAGTCCAGCTTACATGGAGTGAACCAGCGGCTACAGGAGGAGTCTCGCCACAGAGACGACCATGGTGGACACAACCCCTCAGATGCTGCCCCACCAAAGATGAAGGAGACCATCAACAGCATCCAGACCAAGCTGGATATGCTGGACAACATGACCCAAATGCACGACAGGACACTCAACAACATCAGCAACCACCTGGGCAGCACCAGCGAGGACCGTGGAGGTCACTACGGCACGCTGAAGGAGGAGGTCCTACGGGAGCTGGAACTTCGCGTTGCACTGTCCTGTTCGACGTGCCAGAGCGGGGTGGAGAACgtgctgcagcagcagcgggAGGATCGGGAACGCATCCGGGCCCTGGAGAAGCACGTGAGCGTCATGGAGCAGCACCACAAGCAGACGCTGGAGGTGCTGCATGGGAAGCTGTCGCACTTGCGGAGCTGCTGCGATTCTGCGGTGGACCTGGAGAGGCGGGTCGGCGCCGTGGAGAGGAAGGCGAGCTCCACCGCGGAGGCGCACGACATCCTCCAAGGCCGGCTCGAGAAGGAGCTGAAGGGATTGAGTGGAAACGGAGGCCGGGGTAAAGCGCCGGAGGAGAGGCTAAACGGCCGGCTCAGGGACCTGGAGCGCCGGCTGAACGGAACCGTGAGGAAGGCCGAGCAGAAATGCGCTCACACCGAGAGCAGCATGAAGGAGCTGCTGCACAGGGAGATCGGCCAGATCCGCAACTCTGTCCTCACTCATGACCACAGCATCAGAATGACCAACATACAGCTGGACATCACGGAACTGAAGGGTTCCGTCTATGACCACAGGGATCGAATAACCCAGCTGGAGAACACGATGTCCGTGCTGGGCGACAAGCTGAAGGCAGCGGCGGGTTTGTGTGCAGAGACGTGCGCTGCGCAGGAGAAGGGAAATCGAACCGAGGACATGGTGAAGACCCTGGAGTGGAAAGTCGTTGCCAATAAGGAAGACATCCGGAGGTTCGACACCAGGCTGAAGGATCTCTCCGTGTCTGGTGACTCCTTGATTGGTCACGTTTCTGACCTCAGCCAAGATGTTCAGAAGCTCCAGCGTCTGATGGGGGAGAATGGTGAGAACTTCAACATGATTGTCACCGAGGTGGAGACATTGGGGAAAGACCGCAACGATTGTAGTTCTGCTATCGGTTCCCTAGGTGACGAGCTCCGTGGCTTCAGAAATGCCACCAGCGATGTCCTCAAGAGATGGCACGGTGAAATCACCAATTTGTGGAACAAAGTGGACTCTGATGAAAGCATGTGCTCACAGGTGTGTTCGAACCTGCAGGAGGAAGTGGGTAAGCTCAAAGAGGAAGTGGAGGTTTGCCAGGGGCAGTGCAAGATCAGTATGAGCCAACAGAATTCTCTAACTGGCACACTAAACAAGGAGCTCCAGTCTATCCAAGGTGAGCTCTTGGGAGTCAAGCTGAACATCGGCGTCCTCAACGACACGTTGAAGGGGCTTGGTCACACCGTTCACAGACACGGCAACACTCTAATCAATTTGGGAAATTCTAAGGACAGGATCTTCTCGGAGATCGACAAAATCCAGGAGAACCTGACCGAGTACATTGAGGACAGCCAGGGACGCTTCAATCAAGTTGGCCGGGAGATAGAGAACTTCAGCAGTAACATGCTGGTCGAGCTGGGCGAGTGCAGGCGTGCTGGAGAGGGTCTGGAGAAGAGGCTTCTGAAGCTGGAGGAAGTATGTGAGAGACTGGACTCACTCTCACAGAACCTGCAGCAGATCAGGGATGGTCTGAGCAGACATGTGTCTGGGCTCTGGACCTGCGTTAACGGGCTCAACACCTCTGTCGTCTCTCACGGAGTGGCCATTGACAGCATCCAGAATGTTCATCTGGAGAACATCCAGGACAAGCTCACCAACCTCAACTCCTCGCTGCTACACATGCACAACAAATTCCAGACCTTTACTGAACAAGACTTTACTGGTGCGTACCCATTCATAATAACAATTTTCCTTCATCACACAATTCAAGACTATTAAAAATAACCGGTGCTTTGGATGCAAAATGAATGAAGTTCCATGTATATAGCAACATTCTCAGAACCTAAGGACACTTCACAAGCAagacacagcttttacatcacacaaacagtgaCACATGGCTGGAaaatgtgcgtgtttgtgaatgttttgaGTTGCCAAATCAGCAAAAAAGACTGATGAACAAGAGAATTCCTGGAAGTCCTGCTTGTTGAACCAAgaagctatctatctatctatctatctatctatctatctatctatctatctatctatctatctatctatctatctatctatctatctatctatctatctatctatctatctatctatctatctatctatctgtctgtctatctgtctatctgtctgtctgtctgtctgtctgtctgtctgtctgtctgtgtctatctatctatcattaAAGAGTTAAAttcattaatataaataattttatatactATTTCTAGTGAGTCTACTTGCTTAAAAACAGCTGCTGGTCAACTTTCAGTCTGTGGACAACACTAGAGTTATAAGACACATTATTGCATACCACACACTGCATAACACTGACTACACTCTTAAACCTTTTATACCACAAATGCCATGTGCATTGATCCAAATAAAGACCCCTAATGTGAAGATAGCAACACAACAACTAAGAACATGTGCTGTAAGGCTGGTGCAAGAAACCCCAGtataaatgtttcctttttagttgaagaagaacaacagatatttaatatttttaggACCTCCTGGACCACAAGGAGAGAATGGCAACCCTGGCATGCCTGGTCCGCAGGGTCCCCCTGGCAGAGAAGGCCCACAAGGCATCCCAGGAAAGCAGGGATTGGTGGGCCCACCAGGTGGGAGCACAGCTTCTGTTTAAGTTAGGGTTTATTTCTGACAGTGCTGTCATGCCATTTCGTCCTGGATCGCAATTAATAGTCTCGCTTTGTTCCACAGGCCTCAGAGGTGAAGAGGGTAAGTGAGTTTTCCATATTCACCACTTTTGAACGTCGGACGTCTGTGCCGCAGCGGCCCATATGACCTGCGTGTGTGTCGCTGTGGAACAGGCCCACCAGGAGACAAGGAAAACATCCCAAGACTGGCCTTTTCAGCTGCACTCACTCGACCGCAGGTCAATGCAGGCACCATCGTCTTCAACAACGTCTTCGTCAATGAAGGAGAGGCATATAATCAGCACACAGGTACATCAGCCCCTGAGATCTTATTTATAGTTTAGAGTAAATTGCGTTTGTTGCATTTAGTAATCTTGCGCCATTTGACTTTGATTACGTTTCATAAACGATTAAGTCATGTCGGTGCGTATATGGAGCTGATTTTCCGCTGCTCTGTTGCTAAAGGCATCTTCACAGCTCCAGTGGAAGGACACTATTACTTCAGTGCCGTCCTGACTGGCCACAAGAACGTGAAGGTCGAGGCGGTGCTGTCCAAGTCGAACTACGGCATCGCTCGCGGCGACTCGGCTGGCTACCAGCCCGAGGGCCTGGAGAAGCCCATAGCAGAGACCAGACACACGCCAGGCTCCCTGGTTGTCTTCAGCGTCATTCTCCTCCTGCAGGAGGGCGAGAGCGTCTGCATCGACCTGGTGACGGGTAAACTGGCTGACTCGGTCGAACCCCTGACCATCTTTAATGGGATGCTACTCTAAGGTGATGATGCGCATCTCGTATTTTAAGGATGAACTACTACAACGGACTGAACAGAACTGTAGTACTAAACATGGACGCTTTTAGCTGAAGgtacagaaataaatgatcaCTGTTGAGTGGCAAGTCAGATACGCattatgtgtattatatgtTATATTCAGGGTTGGCATCATTAATACCGCCCATGATGTTTTTGGCCACAGAAGAGTCTATCTCTAGCAGAACAATGAGAAAGTTTTGACATTAAAGTGGTTGTTTATAGttcttttttaaagtaacatttaTCACTGTATTGGGGGAAAAGTTgtaatggttcttttttttccacacaagAAGGTTGTATTATCTTAGTCACCGTGTTGAGTTAATGTTGTTTTGTACATGAGTGCAACTGCTTTTACTTTTGCCTTGCAACAAGCCCTCCAGACCTGAGAGCAAATTTCTAAAATATGAGTGAGGTCTCGCCAAAATCCCCAACCATGCTGACTTTGAACCGCAAAGTGGGAGGATAAGTGAGACAAAGAggtagtcagagagagagagagagagagagagagagagagagagagagagagagagagagagagagagagagagagagagagagagagagagagagagagagagagagagagagagagagagagagagagagagagagagagaaagtgagtgagtgagtctgtgaaCTTTAAAGAAACTCTTTCCTCAAAGACTCCATTCAAAGCTTTCCTTAAAATGACCATAATAAATGTCTTTCTAATTTTATTCCATTTGCTGTTTATCCCATCATACTTCTGGTTCTTTTCTCATGGATACTTCAGGGGAGGGGGGTAAAAACAGACCTAGAGGCCAGAGGAAAGGGTACCAACCACAACACTAAAAATATGCTTTGATTGGTTGCATAAGTATTTTACAATTCCCTGGACAGCTAAACCTTTACACTTCACACAACCCTACAGTCTTCATATAGCCctacagtcttcatacagccCTAAAGTCTTCACACAACCCTAGTCTTCACACAACCctacagtcttcatacagccCTACAGTCTTCACACAGCCctacagtcttcatacagccCTACAGTCTTCACACAGCCctacagtcttcatacagccctacagtcttcatacagccCTAAAGTCTTCACACAACCCTACAGTCTTCAAACAGCCCTACAGTCTTCACACAGCCCTACAGTCTTCACACAGCCCTAGTCTTCACACTGCCCTACAGTCACATCAGTATAGTGCTTTGCAGCTTACAATTCTTCCAGGAATTGCACTGTGACATGAGCATTCATGATGGTCTATAATAAATGGAAAACttcatacaaatgtttttttaaaagcatttttccaAAGATGTTGTGAGAACAAACAGTGACCTCCTCCACTAACCCAAAAAAGGGAAGAACAAAgagaacatttttataaaaagcCTGTGGGTTACATTTCATTCAGCCTCGCGGAGATGGAGTTAGAGTCTTATTAAGCAGCTTGGTGCTTCTTTGAGATTCAGACTTCTTTTCTGAGCTTTTCTGCATATGCAGCAAAATCTGTTTCCCCATACGCTattaaaacacatcaaatgGCGTTTATGTAATGAATGTGTTAATAAAACCACTGGACGATGCTGTTGAAAATattctaacttttttttgttgttgttggattAACATGATGACAATTGTGTTGTGTTCAACGACATGTACATTACAGCCTGCTTGTcgtgttttaaataaatatatttttacacattacataataTAATTCTGAAGTTTTATACCGTGAAACCATGTATCAGTGTGGCATAATTCCAGAGGTTATTAGGAAAGGACTAGTGTCAAGACCCGCCAACGGTACACTAGTGACAATCTGTGTGATGCTGGTGACCTCTTGTGTCAAAAGTTTAAGATTGCAGCATGAAGATTTAGCGAACACAAGAGACACAGAAAACTTTGAGCCCACCACTGGTTGCCCCTTAAATGATGCAGCGCATGGCTTGTATTGTGGCAGAGGTTCTATGAACTACCATGTAAACTGATATTAGTCCCTCGCCTATGGCCAGTTAAGACGGCTGTAATTCTACCTGAGGTGACAAATTAAACAAGAAGGAGGGGAGACACAGCTCAGGGAACCGAGACCTGCTCCTCGGGCTTCCCTTCTGAGACCGTCCGCTTTCTGTTGCCATAGAGACGAGTTTTGCACAAAGAGAAACCCGAGTTTGGAGCTTTGAAGTTAACGGTGCTGCGGTGGAGAAATTAGCCATTAATCTGCTGGATTACCCGCAAAGGTAGGATGCGTTTAACCCTTACCACTTCAATCAAAATACCCAAGTGGAGAAATGTGATTATGACACAGTTCATTTCTAATACACCACAGGGGTCTTCAGGCGGGTCTCCCCCCGCGAAAACCTTAACCTGTATTTTACAACGTCCAAAGggctattttatttaaatgttcattttgtcGTTATCCATTAATTCGTCTATTTTCCCTACAGTCCAAGGTTATACCCGATGTGCCGCTTATTCCGTAGGTTAGCCTTGCTATTAAGTATTCAAAACCGAGCGCTGAGCATTGCTAACTGGTTACTTCGCACGCTCTGTGTCCCAGCCGATGGTTTCTGGAGCGAGCCCCGCGGGCCCGGTGTCCGGTGGGCGGCTGGAAGCTCTGCAAACGTACCGCCTGCTTCAGAGCGTTCACGAGGGCGACCAGGCCCTCATCGAGCGGCTGCTCGCCACGGGCGTCCACGACCTCATCAACCTCGCCGAACCGCGAGAGGGCACGTGCGCGCTGCATGCGGCCTCGGCGGCCAATCACGCGGACGTGGCGGAGCTCCTGCTCGCTCGAGGAGCCCGGCCCGACGTGCGGGACAAGCGGGGGCGCACGCCGGTGATGCTCGCCGCAGAGCTCGGGCACGACGGAGTGGTCGCCGTGCTGGCGAAACACCACGCAGACATGAGGCTGACGGACGGAGCGGGGAGAGGTGGGCGAGTCTACACAACACCGACCTTTGCGCTCTCCTTGGAGTACCGGCTTTGGTTACGTTCCGTGTCAAGCGGTGGGCAGTTATGACTCAgcgggggcagtggtagctcagtggtgaaggtaattgacttgtaatcggatggttgctggttcaagccccactgctgccaagctgCTATTGTtaggcccctgaacaagacccttaactcccagttgtaagttgctttggataaaagcatcagataaatgcctTAGCAGTCAAGAACTCTTATCTGTGTCGTTCTCAGAGTCCTCAAACATCCATGTTGTTTGATCATTTGATAATGGCTTATGCATATAGAAGGTTGGTAGTCTTACTCCACACATGATTGCTTTGATCTGTGACTCGTGGAGCCAATTGTACTTGCAGATCTCAGGTCTGCTAgatttcttaaaaataatttgttaaataaattcTTGATATTATTAATGTCTTTCTCTAGTTGCTATGCTTCGTTTGCATAAAGAAGTATTTCATTTTCGTGCTTTAAGCAGTGTCTCTACAAGTTCCTCCACACGGCCATTCTTCCACCTCCAGCACTGTGAGCGTTACAATGCTATATTAGATGGATGACCTAAAATAAAACCATGACCATTTgtcactaaaacacacaatctGTCCCCCTGCTAACATATTCATGAAGTTTCAAGCGTTGTTCATCAGAAACCCCTCAAACTGAGCGATGCTCTGACAGATATTTCATCTGTCACGCGATTTAACACGCGCTTTGCCATCCGTGGGGATTAGACGTGATGTCATGCCATGTGCTGGCTGGAGGGTAATGGGGCTGTCTGATTCAGGACCAGGGCAGGAAACCCAACCCGCCTCTGGCTCTTCTCCCAGGCGTCCTCTTCTACTGCCTCTGCCCCACCAAGCGGCACATGCGCTGTATGCAAGTGGCGTTGGCGAGCGCGGTCGACGTCAACAATGTATGCAGCGAGGGCGTGCCACTCTTCCTGAAGGCCTGCGAGAACGCTTGCGACTGGGAGGGCATGTGCCTCATTCTGCTAGAGAGTGGAGCCGACCCCAGTGCAACCagtcaggtacacacacacacacacatacacacaagaagATACCCACCTCGGTTATCATTTTAGTTCTACAAAGTAGCATGTTATAACATTTGGTGACTTCTGCACATGTAACAGAAATGTAGAGAACATGTGTGAACTGGTTGTGACACTGAGATACAAGGACCATGATGGATGTTAGAGCTGTTCTTAGGCCTCTTCTGGGACCAAACGATCCCAAACTCCAGAGATGTTGTCTTACAGAAAGTCACCTTCCACGATCATCCTCTCCTCACGCATCTGTCAAATTACCGTCAGGAGCAAAACCTTGCTGGGAGATGAAAGGTGCATGAATGCACGTTGATGACAGGTGTTTGAGGAAAGATTACCGGTGTATCCCCGCAGACGACGGGCCGCACAGCTCTGATGGAGGCGGTGAGGTGTGGGGCGACGGAACTGGTGAAGGCCATCCTCAAAAGAGGGGCGAACCTCAACGCAGTGGACACCAAGCGTCTCCACGCCGTTCACCTCGCGGCCCAAGGAGGTCACTTCGAAGTAAATGCACAAACCGGTCGAACGCCAGATGGACCCAAACTGGTCATTTGGATTTAAAACGAGACGTAAAGATTTTTCGCATGGATGTAATTCACATTCCGTGCGATCAAAGACAGTGATGGGTTTGATTCATTGCGTAGTTCTGACTCCTCCTACATGTGTACATCCTCCTTTAAGCCTGGTTCGCATTTTTGGGTGGCACGTCCCCTAACGGCATTCTGTTCCCCTGCAGCTCATCCGGATGTTGTCGGCGTACGCGGCAGACATGGGGGTGACAACCACAGAGGGCGATACAGCTCTGCACTATGCCGCCCGCGGGGACTTTGCTGACTGCTGCCGGTTCTTGGCTCAGAGAGGTAGCCTGCAAGACTGTTTACCTCCCCgtcttctgttctgtgtgtacGTGGAGATGTAAACAATATCTTAACATAGTAGCGTGGTACGTGCTACTATAGGGCTGTTACACTGCTCCAGGATGCCTCGGTAATGTGATGGAGTGTTTGATATCGGGCTGACTGATGTAGATTTGAATGTGTCCGACCAGTTCTCCTGGACTGGGAGTGAAG is a window of Electrophorus electricus isolate fEleEle1 chromosome 3, fEleEle1.pri, whole genome shotgun sequence DNA encoding:
- the emilin1a gene encoding EMILIN-1a; the protein is MAQHFLCCLVALALPGHIQGAGPYAGHSQHVDQSLALSAAQDGARPVSRHRNWCAYVVVKTVSCVMEDGVETYVKPDFQRCSWGQCSRVVAYRTYRRPRYKIAYKMVTEMEWKCCHGYSGEDCSHSSHGDSQVSSGRPSTTQTGSRNEQEVGGGRGDSDKIRQLEEKIQSLTRDLQDVKSSLHGVNQRLQEESRHRDDHGGHNPSDAAPPKMKETINSIQTKLDMLDNMTQMHDRTLNNISNHLGSTSEDRGGHYGTLKEEVLRELELRVALSCSTCQSGVENVLQQQREDRERIRALEKHVSVMEQHHKQTLEVLHGKLSHLRSCCDSAVDLERRVGAVERKASSTAEAHDILQGRLEKELKGLSGNGGRGKAPEERLNGRLRDLERRLNGTVRKAEQKCAHTESSMKELLHREIGQIRNSVLTHDHSIRMTNIQLDITELKGSVYDHRDRITQLENTMSVLGDKLKAAAGLCAETCAAQEKGNRTEDMVKTLEWKVVANKEDIRRFDTRLKDLSVSGDSLIGHVSDLSQDVQKLQRLMGENGENFNMIVTEVETLGKDRNDCSSAIGSLGDELRGFRNATSDVLKRWHGEITNLWNKVDSDESMCSQVCSNLQEEVGKLKEEVEVCQGQCKISMSQQNSLTGTLNKELQSIQGELLGVKLNIGVLNDTLKGLGHTVHRHGNTLINLGNSKDRIFSEIDKIQENLTEYIEDSQGRFNQVGREIENFSSNMLVELGECRRAGEGLEKRLLKLEEVCERLDSLSQNLQQIRDGLSRHVSGLWTCVNGLNTSVVSHGVAIDSIQNVHLENIQDKLTNLNSSLLHMHNKFQTFTEQDFTGPPGPQGENGNPGMPGPQGPPGREGPQGIPGKQGLVGPPGLRGEEGPPGDKENIPRLAFSAALTRPQVNAGTIVFNNVFVNEGEAYNQHTGIFTAPVEGHYYFSAVLTGHKNVKVEAVLSKSNYGIARGDSAGYQPEGLEKPIAETRHTPGSLVVFSVILLLQEGESVCIDLVTGKLADSVEPLTIFNGMLL